The window GCGGCGGGACCGGTCGGCTGCGCTTCTCCACGGCCTGGATGCTAGTTGACGACGAAATCAGTTGTGACACAGGTGACGCAACACTGCCCGAGGTAAACCCTTGTGTCAGCCGCAATCTCTTGCGACGCTAGGGCTTGCCTCGTGAACGGATTCACACACTCCGGCGAGGCAGCACCTTGTTGGAAGACCCCTGCGAGGCCCCGGTCGAAGAAAGAAGTAGCAATTCCATGGATTGGCGCAGCCGTTCCGCGTGTTTGGACGAGGACCCGGAGCTGTTCTTTCCCATCGGCAATACCGGCCCTGCGATCCTCCAGATCGAAGAGGCGAAGGCCGTCTGCCGACGCTGCGAGGTGCGCGAACAGTGCCTGGCGTGGGCCATCGAGGCTGGTCAGGACCACGGAGTCTGGGGCGGCCTGAGCGAGGACGAGCGCCGGGCGCTCAAGCGTCGCAATGCCCGCAACCGCGTGCGTACCCCGGTCTGAGCGCCGAGCAGAGCCGGCCTGAACTCACGTCGCCGTCAACACCAACTCCACCAGCACTCCGCGTCCCGGCTTCGCGGAGCCGATGCGGAAGGTGCCGGCGAGTTCACTCTCGACCAGCGTCTTGATGATCGACAGGCCGAGGCTGGCCGACTGATCGGGATCGAAGTGCGCGGGCAGGCCGCGCCCATCGTCGAGCACGTCGACCAGCAGGCGACCCCGCTCGCGTCGCGCCGTGATCTCGATGGAGCCCTCGTCGCCCTCGGCGAAACCGTGTTCCACCCCGTTTTGCAAGATCTCGGTGAGCACCATCGCCAGTGCCGTAGCGGTCTCGGAGCGCAGGTTGCCGAACGCGCCGCGGCGCACGACTCGTACGTGGGCTCCGGTCGAGCTGACGTCGGTGACCATGTCGCCGAGCCGGTCCGCGATCTCGTCGAAGTCGACCACGCCTTCGAGCGAATGGCTCAATGTGTCGTGCACCAGCGCGATCGAACCGACCCGGCGCACCGCCTCCTGCAGCGCTTCGCGGGCGGCGGGCTCGTCGATCCGGCGAGCCTGCAGGCGCAACAGCGCCGCGACGGTCTGAAGGTTGTTCTTCACTCGGTGGTGGATCTCGCGGATGGTCGCGTCCTTGGTCACCAGTTCCCGATCGCGACGACGCAGGTCCGTGACGTCGCGCACCAAGATCACCGCACCGAGATGTTCGCCGCCTCGCGTGAGCGCGATCGAGCGAAACACCACCGCGACATCGTCGGTGGCGACCTCGGAGTCGCGGTCTGCTCGGCCACCGAGGATCGCCGAGAGGGTCTCCTCGTCGCCGCGACGGGTCACCGGGACCAGCGCCCTCGTCACGTCCGCCAAGGAGAGACCGTCGAGGTCGCCGTGATGGCCCAGTCGGCGATACAGCGACAAGGCGTTGGGACTGGCATAACTGACCTGGCCGCCGGGTGTGAGCCGGAGGAACCCATCCCCCACGCGCGGTGAGTCGGCGTGATCGCCGCGCGCCGTCGGAGAGGGAAAGGTGCCCTCGGAGATCATCTGGGTGAGTTCGCCTGCCGTCTGGAGATAGGAGAGTTCCAGACGCGAGGGCGTACGGATCCCCTGCAGATTGGTGTTGCGCGCGACCACCGCGATCACGGCTCCGTTGCGGCGGACGGGGATCGCCTCCACCCGTACCGGCACGTTGTCGCGCAACTCAGGGTCGCCGTCGCGCATCAGCCGTCCTTCGGACCAGGCGCGATCAAGCAGGTGTCGACGACCGACCGGCACGAACGTGCCGACCACGTCGTCGACGTAGGCGGTCGGGCCGGTCGTCGGGCGCATCTGCGCGCCGGCCCAGAAACCTTGGCCGCTCTCGTCGGGCAGCCACAACACCAGGTCGGCGAAGGAGAGGTCGGCGATGATCTGCCAGTCGGCCATCAGACGCTGTAGCCAGGCGATGTCCTCATCGGTCAGGTCGGTGTGCGCACGGACCAACTCGGACAGGGACGGCACTGCGCCAGCGTAGACCCGGGTTTGGCAAGATGGCTTCATGGTCTCGGGCTATTGGCGAAGGGTGATGGCGTCGGGCCTTGAGGTCCCGACAGACCGTGCCCTGACCGATCTGACCGCCGAATTGACCACCATGCTCGGCTCCCCGGACCCGGCTCAGCGAGACGGGATCGCCTTCCCGTTGCTCGCGACCTGGATCGAACGCGGCGTCTATGACGACCTGCTCCCAGGGCTGGGCGACGGGATGACCGCGGGTCTTACCGTCGGTCTCGGCGAGCAGGGTTGCGACACGGTCTTCCGCCGCAGCTTCTCGGCCCTCGTGTTGGCGCAGATCATCACCCGAGACACCGAGCACGGGCTGGTCTCCGCGGGGCAGGTGTTGCGCTGGGGCGACCACCTGATGTCGTGGCTGCTGCGTGAGAAGGATCTGCGCGGCTTCGTGACACAGAAGGGGTGGGCGCACGCTCTCGCGCATGGCGCCGACGCCCTCGGCGCCCTCGCCGCGTCCCCGCACTGCCGGATTCACGAACTCACGGTGATCTTGGACGTCATCGCCGACCGGGTGCTCGTACGCGGGCAGCGGTTCACAGCCCGTGAGGACGACCGGCTCGCGCTGGCGACGCTGGAGGTGCTGCATCGCGGCACGGTGCCGCTGAGTGTCGTCGAACCCTGGATCGCGCGAATCGTGGCCGAGGCGACCGCGCGCACGCCCGAAGGCACCGACCCGGGCGACCACCAAGCAGCACCGGAGGCGTTCCTGCGTGCGCTGCACCTCCAACTCGCGCTAGGCCCACGCAAGCCGCCGTTGCGCGCGGATCTGTTGCTGGCTGTGGTGGCTGCGTTGAGCCGTACGAACGCCGCCTACCTGCCCGCCCCCTGACCGCCGGGCCCGGGGCAGGTTTCCGGCCGGTAACCTCCGTTCATGAGCCAACAGATCAGCGGTCACTCCGGAGCCCTCGCCGTCGCCGTCGCCCGCGCTTACGGCGTCGAGACCATGTTCACTCTCTCGGGGGCGCATGTGTTCCCGATGTACGACGGAGCGGTGCAGGCCGATCCGCCGATGCGGCTCATGGACGTACGCCACGAGCAGACCGCCGCGTTCGCCGCCGAGGCGACCGGCAAACTCACCCGCACTCCCGGCCTCGCGGTCCTCACCGCCGGACCCGGCGTCACCAACGGTGTGAGTGCCATCGCGCAGGCCCAGTTCGCCGGCTCACCCATGGTGGTCGTGGGCGGACGCGCCCCGCAGAACCGGTGGGGCACCGGCTCGCTGCAGGAGTTGGATCAGCCGCCGATCGTCGCTCCGGTGGCCAAGCTCGCCCGGACCGTGATGACGGCCGGCGAAGTGCTTGCGGGGTTGGGTGAAGCGTTCTCAGCCGCCGGCTCGGCGCACCGCGGCCCCACGTTCGTCGACATTCCGATGGACGAGTTCTTCAACAATGCCGACGGGCCCGAGCCGATCGCGACGTACGCCCCTCGCGACGCTGTCGATACCGATGCGCTGGACCGGATCGCCATGCTGCTGGCCGAGGCCGAGCGCCCGGTGCTCGTGCTCGGGACCGACGTCTGGGCCGATCGCGCGGAGGTCGCGGCACTCGACTTCGTCGAGGCCCTGCAGATTCCGACCCTGACCAACGGCATGGGCCGCGGGATCGTGCCGGGCGGCCATCCACTGTTGGTGACGAAGGCTCGCGGTCAGGCGCTGGGGCGCGCCGACCTGGTGATCGTCGTCGGCACCGCGCTGGACTTCCGGCTTGGCTACGGCCAATTCGGCGGGCCGGAGAAGAACGACGGGCTCCCCTTCGCCAAGGTCGTGCATGTGGCCGACTCGGCCGCGCAGATCTCCGGTCACGCCGACCTCGCCGCGTCGGCGTCCGGCGACCTGAGTGAGGTATTCACCGCGCTGTTGTCTGCGGTCGAACGCACAGCGCGCGCCGACTGGTCGGCGTGGACCGGCGCGCTCCAGGAGACGGTCGCGGTCGCCACGGCCAAGGACCGCGAACTGCTGTCCGCCGAGGCCGACCCGATCCACCCGGCACGCATCTACGGCGAACTCGTCCCGCGCCTGGCCGACGACTCGGTCGTGATCGGGGACGGTGGCGACTTCGTGTCGTTCGCGGGCAAGTTCGTGGAGCCCCAGCGTCCTGGCGGCTGGCTGGACCCGGGGCCGTACGGCTGCCTCGGTGCCGGCCTAGGCGCCGCGATCGCCGCGCGGCTGGCTCGCCCGTCTGCCCAGATCACGCTGCTGCTCGGCGACGGCGCGGCCGGCTTCTCGCTGATGGATGTCGACACCTTGGTCCGCCACAATCTGCCGGTCGTGATGGTGATGGGCAACAACGCTGCGTGGGGTCTGGAGAAGGGCCCGATGCAGATGCTCTATGGCTATGACGTCGTGGCTGACCTCTCCCCCACTACCTCGTACGACGGTGTCGTGCGGGCGCTGGGCGGCGGTGGCGAGACGGTCACGGATCCCAAGCAGATCGGTCCGGCGCTGGATCGGGCGTACGCCTCCGGGGTGCCCTATCTGGTCAACGTGGTCACGGACGTGAACGCGGCCTACCCGCGCAACACGTTCGGCATCTGAGTTGGTGCGCCCTTTGCCGTCGTACCAGATCCGGATGGCTCGGGAGAGCGAGTTCGAGGCCATCGGCGACCTGACCGTCGCGGCGTACGCCTCCTTCACCCAGGGTCCGGGCGACCCCTACATCCAGCGGCTGCGAGACACTCGGACCAGGGCGACGCAGGCCGAACTGTGGGTCGCGGTGTCGGACGGTCGGCTCCTCGGCAGCGTCACGTACACGCCGCCCGGCTCGCCGTGGCGCGAACTCTCGGCCGACTCGGACGAGGGCGAGTTCCGGATGCTGTCGGTTCATCCCGACGCCCGGGGGCTCGGGGTGGGCGATGCTTTGGTGTCGCGCTGCGAGGAGCGGTCGGTCGACGACGGAGCCACCTCGATGGTGCTCTCCTCGCTGCCCGACATGCGCGATGCGCACCGCCTGTACGCTCGGCGCGGCTATCAGCGCGCACCCGAACGAGACTGGAGTCCCGTGCCAGGAACCGAACTGATCGCCTTCACCAAGGAGTTGAGATGACCGTGTTGTCCTTCACCGTGACAGACGCAGACACCGCGCAGGCGGTCGGATCGGGATCGCTGCCCGTGTTGGGCACGCCCCGGCTGATCGCCTGGTGCGAAGCCGCGACCTGCGCCGCGATCGAGCCGGCCCTGTCCGAGGGCGCCACCTCAGTCGGCACCCGGATCCAGTTCGAGCATCTCGCCGCGTCGGCCGTGGGGTCGACGGTGAGCGTCACAGCCGACAGCGCGTACGTCGACGGGCGACTGCATCGCTTCACCGTCGCCGCGCGCGAGGGGGACCGACTGATCGGCACTGGGGAGGTCACCCGCGTGATCGTGGATGCCGAGCGGTTCATGTCACGCGTCGGCTGACCCCACGGACCGACCCGCGATTAGCGGCGCCGCCCACGATTTGAGAGACTGATCCGCACTTCGATCCAGGAGGAACACCATGGGCAAGACCGGCCGCAAGCGCCGCGCGCGTAAGAAGAAGGGCGCGAACCACGGCAAGCGCCCCAACGCGTGAGCTGATCTCAGCGTCGCGGACCCCCGGCATCGCCGGGGGTCTCGTCAATTCACGAGGCCGGTCAGCCTTCGAGTTCGATCCGGACTTCACGGATCGACATCAGCACCCGCGCGCGCAGGTCCTCGGGCGCCCTTTCGGCACACGAGCGGGCTACGACCGCCTTCACGGTGCGTTGCACCTCGTATCGTTCGTGACACGGCGTGCAGCCGTCGATGTGCAGGCGTACCGCCACCACATCCTCGTCGGCCAGTTCGTTGTCGATCAGATAGACGATCGAATCCAGGAACTGCGCGCACTCGGCGGTGACGCCGAAGCCGTGGTTGTGCTCGCCGGCGCTCACGAGTCGGCTCCTTCCGAGATCCGCACGAGATCGTTGTCTCGGACGTAGTCGGTGAGCAGATCACGCAACTGGCGACGTCCGCGGTGCAGTCGCGACATCACGGTGCCGATCGGCGTACCCATGATCTCGGCGATCTCCTTGTAGGGGAATCCTTCGACATCGGCGAGATAGACCGCCAATCGGAACTCTTCGGGCAGCTTCTGCAAGGCCTGCTTGATCTCGCTGTCGGGCAGGTGCTCCAACGCCTCCATCTCGGCGGACTTCAACCCGCCGGAGGTGTGCGCCTCGGCGCGAGCCAACTGCCAGTCCTCGATCTCACCCGACTCGCCGGTCAGCGACTGCTGCGGCTGGCGCTGCTTCTTGCGGTAGGTGTTGATGAAGGTGTTGGTCAGGATGCGATACATCCACGCTTTGAGGTTGGTGCCGGGCTTGAACTGGTGGAAGGAGGCCCACGCCTTCGCGAAGGTCTCCTGCACCAGGTCGTCGGCATCCGCGGGGTTGCGAGTCATCCGCATGGCGGCGCCGTAGAGCTGGTCGAGCAACGGCACGGCGTCACGCTCGAAGCGCACCAAGCGCTCGGCGTCGGTCTCGTGCGCGAGGTCGATCGCCTCGGGATCTGTGTCGTATGAGTCTGTCATCACGGGCCAGCCTAGTCGGGATAGCGACAACGCACTGGTCCCCCGCGGTCTCTCCAGGACTGCCTGCATGAGGCGGATAACGTCGAGGATCGCTCAACGATTCCCGAACGATCGGATCCACCAGTCCAGCACCGATTCCGTGAGCAGTCGGGCCACCCCTTCGGCACCCAACGTGGACGACTTGGCCACCTTGAGCCCGTGGTCGGCGCCCGGCACCACCACAAGCTCCCACTCCTGGTCGGGGAACTCCTCGGGACGCCCCATCGGGTCGCGCTCCCCTTGCAGGATCAGGGTCGCAACGCCTGCGCCGGTCAACTCGTCGAGTCGGGACTTCTCGGGGCGTCCTGGCGGATGCAACGGGAACGCCAGCGCGAGGAGCCCGGCGGCGCCGAGCGCTCGTGCCGTACGAGCCGCCGACCGCGCGCCGGCCGAGCGACCGCCCACGACGAGAAGCCCCCCGGTGTCGAGAAGACCGGCGGCTGCTGTCAGTCCTACGTCGAGCGTGGCCGGCGGCGTCGCGACCTTGCGACCGGCCACGCGCCAGGGTTGCTCGAACCTCGCCACCGTGATGCCTGCGGCAGGCAGGGTGGCGGCCAACGCCGCGAGGTCGTGGGTGTCGATCCCGTTGCCCGCACCATGACTGAGCAGCAGCGTGCCTCGCGGAACCGCTGCCGCCTCGATGACCAGTCGCCCCGGTCCGTACGCCGTGTCGACCTCGATCCGGCTCACCACAGGGCGTCCTCGGTGTCCGACTGGATGGTGTCCGGCTGGGCGGTGTCCGGCTCGATCGGAATCGGCTTGATCAGCTCCGGCCCGTTGTTCTTGACGTTGTTGACCAGGGTCGCCACCGGGTAGGCGTCCAGGTGTCCGGGCGCGGCGGGTTGGAGAAGGTCGAGAAGATCGGGACCGGAGACACGCGGGTCGAGCCACCCCTGCCAACGATCTGGCTCGACCATCAACGGCATCCGGTCATGCAAGTGTCCCAGTGAGTCTTCGGCGGTCGTCGTGATCACCGTCGCGGTCCATCGAAACCGGTCCGGGTCGTCTTCGGCACGGCTCGGGTCTCGCCAGATCTCATAAAGCCCGGCCATCGCCAAGATCCCACCGTCTCTCGGGGTGATGTAGAAGGGCTGTTTGACCGGCTTGCCGCCACGACCGGTCCGTTCGGTGGGATACCACTCGAAGTATCCGTCCGCAGGCAGGAGGCAACGCCGCTTCGCGAAGGCTTTGCGAAAACTCGGCTTCTCGGCGACCGTCTCCATCCGCGCGTTGATCAACCGACTGCCGATGCTGGCGTCCTTGGCCCACGAAGGCACCAACCCCCAACGCAGGACTCGCAACTGGCGTTCGGGCTCATCCTCCTCGGCAGGAGGTCGGGCCACGACGCCGTAGATCTCCTTGGTGGGCGCCACGTTGAAGTCCGGCTCGAGAGGCGCGGCGAAACGGGGGGTCCGGATCTCGAACTCTTCGATCAGGTCCTCGGGTTGGCGACTCGACGCATAGCGACCACACACAGACCCAGCCTAGGTGGCTCAGATCCGGGCGAGTTCGTCCATCAGTACGGCCGCGCTGGCATCCGAGCCCGGCAGGCCCTCGATCCACACGCGGACGGGGCGCCCCTCGAGGTCGAGGGCGTTGACCAGGCGGCGCAGCAACGCGGTGCGTTGGCTCAACTGCTCGTCTCGAAGCGCGAGCACCGCTAATCGGTTCGTGCCCAGGCGGGCGATCGTCTCGGCGCCGGAGAACACCGTGCGTGCCGACTGCCCCACGCGCGTGACCCGACGCGCCGACGCAAGGCGCGCCGAAGCGCCGTGCGTGAGGTCCCCGCCGAGCACGTCGACGATCACCAGTGAATAGGTGTCGCGGATATCCCCCGGTGCGGCCTCGGCTCGGTAGAGCTCGGTCAGTCTTCCGCGCAGGTGCGCGAGTGAGGCCAGTCCGGTCATCGGGTCCGCACACGAGAGTTGGTGCAGGTAGCCGAGCGTTGCTTCGCTCCACGCCTCGGCCAGAGCCTGTACGTCGCGGAAACTCGGGTCGGTGCCGCGTACGGACCGGTACGTCGCCTGCAGCGCAGTCAAGCACTCCCCCAAGGATGACCCCCGAAGGGCCAGAGCATGCCCAACCACGCTGCAGGCGACCGATGGATCGGCGCCGGAGACCAAGGCCTCCTCGACGCTGGCGAACTCTCCCCGCAACCCCCCACAGGCCGCGGGTACGAGCTCGACCGCGTACGCAGGCGCCGCGCTGGCGCGTCGGCGGGAGGTGAACATTCCCAACACGTCAGCACACCCCCGTCGTTTCCGTTGTCGCCCCGACACCATGGAAACGTGGCGGCGCCCCTGCCATGACGCGGTTGTGCGGACATTTCTGGATGCCAGCTGCCGCTGCACCGCCTAGCATGGGGTGGAGTGACCGGACCGAGGATCTTGCGTCATTCTCCCCCGTTAGGAGCGTCTTCTTCACGTGCCTGTCACTCTCTCGCGCACCCACGGCCCCACGGACGCCGAACTGATCTCGGCCGTCCGCGAGGGAGACCTTGACGCGTACGGAGAACTCTTCGGGCGCCATGTCGGTGCCGCGACCCGTCTGGCTCGTCAACTCACCAGCGCGGCCGATGCCGATGACCTGGTCTCGGACGCGTTCGCGAAGGTGCTCGGCGTGCTGCAGCGCGGCGGGGGGCCGGACGTGGCATTCCGCGCCTATCTGCTGACGGCCGTACGTCGCCTCCACATCGACAAGGTGCGCGCGGGCGCGAAGTTGCACACCACCGACAACCTCGAGCCGTTCGACCCGGGCGTCCCCTTCCGCGACACCGTGGTCGAGGGCTTCGAGAACGCCGCAGCCGCCAAGGCATTCGAGTCGCTCCCCGAGCGGTGGCAACTCGTGCTGTGGCATACAGAGGTCGAGGGGCACAAACCGGCCGATATCGCACCGCTGCTGGGAATGAGCCCGAACTCCGTGGCCGCGTTGGCGTATCGGGCGCGCGAAGGTCTGCGCCAGGCATTCCTGACGATGCACGCCCAGGAGATCGAGGACGACGCCTGCCAGTTCACCCACGACAACCTCGGAGCGTACGTCCGCGGCGGCTGCTCCAAACGCGACGCCGCCAAGATCGAGACTCACCTGGAGGAATGTCGCGCCTGCACCGCGATCTATCTCGAACTCTGCGAGATCAACGGCAACCTGCGCGGCATCCTGGTGATCACACTGCTCGGCACCGCGGGACTGGGCTATCTCGGGGGCAGCACGACGGCGTCCACCGCCGTGAGCACTCTGCTCGCGCGTGGCCGCGACCTGGTCGTACAGCACACCGGAGTTGCGGTGGCGACCGCTGCTGCCGCGACCGTCGCGATCGCCGCGACCAGCGTCGCGCTGCTCGGTGGCGCCGACGCAGACCTCTCCTCGGCAGATCGCCAGATCACCCCCGACGTATCAACCTGGGCACCGACCGAGCCGTCCCAGCCCGGTGCGGCCACCACTTCGCTCCCCGCCGAGGCAACGGTCGCGCCCACGGCAGGGGTCCCGCCTACTTCTGGGCCGACTTCTGGGCCGACTTCTGGGCCAACCCCTGGGCCTACTTCTGCGCCCAGTTCTGGGCCCACTTCTGGGCCGTCGTCCCCGCCCGTCGCCACGTCGATGCCGACGACCAGTCCGAGCCCCACCCGCACCATGACGCTCGGGAGCCCGACCCCCACGACATCACCGTCAGTCACGACCAGCGCAACCTCCACGGTGAGCCCGACGGCGAGTGCCTCGCTCACCGTCTCCGCCTCAGCGTCACCCAGTTTCACCCCGACCAGCACCGCCACCTCGAGCCCGACCAGCACCGCCACCTCGAGCCCGACCATCAGCCCAAGCCCGAGCCCGACCAGCAGCCCCAGTCCGAGCCCGACCAGCACCGCCACCCCGAGCCCGACCAGCACGCCCACCAGCACGCCCACACCGCCGTTGGCCGCGATCGTCACCGGTTCCGCTCCCGACTACACGATCACCCTGGTCGTGTCGGGCGCCTCGGCCGACTCCGAGCTTCGCGTGCAGTCCAGTGGCCCGGTCGCGATCTCCAGCACGGACCCTCGCTGCGAGCGGCTCAACACCAGTTCAGGCGCGTGCATCGTGTCCGGCGACACGACTCTCGTCCTCTCCGCGAGCATGCGCAACGACGGCGGCAGCGTCACCGTGACGTTCACCCTCACCACGACCGTCAACGGGCTCCCGCAGACGACCACCCAGACCGTCGAACTGCCGCCGGCGCCCGCGCCGGCATCCCCGACTGCGACCCTCGGCCTGTTCTCGATCGGCGCCGCGACGCTCGCCGGCCCCTCGGCTGTGGTCTGGACCCACCGACCCCGCCGCTGAGCAACTCAGCGAACCCTGGAACAATGGCCAAGGTGACCGACGACCTGTGGCCCGCTCCGACCGCGCAGGCACCCGTACGCGCGATCGTCTCCTTGCCGGGCAGCAAGTCGGAGACTAATCGAGCGCTGATCCTGGCCGCGCTCGCCGACGGTCCGTCGGTCGTACGCCGTGCGCTGCACTCGCGCGACACCATGCTGATGGCCGCTGCGCTGGGCTCGCTGGGAAGCAACGTCGACACTTCTGGTCCCGACTGGGTCGTGCACCCAGGCCTCCTGAGCGGACCCGCGACCGTGGACTGCGGCCTGGCGGGAACGGTGATGCGGTTCGTCCCACCGGTGGCGGCCTTGGCACAGGGGCGGGTGGACTTCGACGGCGACAGCCACATGCGCCAACGGCCGATCGGCGCCATGCTCGGCGCGCTCGCAACCTTGGGCGTCGACGTGCACGGCGAGTCGCTGCCCTTCTCGATCCACGGCACCGGCACCGTTGCCGGCGGGAAGGTCGTCATCGATGCCTCGGCCTCCTCCCAGTTCGTGTCCGCGCTCCTCCTCGCCGGGGCACGATTCGAGCGCGGCGCCGACGTGGTGCACGACGGCAAACCCATGCCGTCGTTGCCGCATGTGGAGATGACCGTCGCGATGTTGCGTGAGCATGGCGTGGCGGTGGACGACACCGATGCCAATCGGTGGGTTGTCTCGCCCGGCCAGATCACCGCCCGGGATCGCACCATCGAGCCCGACCTCTCCAATGCCGCAGCCTTCCTGGCACTTGCTGCCGTCTCCGGCGGTGAGGTCGTCGTACGCGATTGGCCCCGTCACACCAAGCAGGCAGGCGACCGACTCCGCGAGATCTTGAGCCTGATGGGTTGTGCGGTCGAGTTCGTCGAGGGAGGTCTCTGTGTGCGGGGACCCGAACACCTCCTCGGCGTGGATCTCGACCTCCACGACGTCGGAGAAGCTCACTCCCGTGGTCGCCGCCCTGTGCGCGCTGGCCACCACCCCTTCGCACCTGAGCGGCATCGGCCACATCCGCGGTCACGAGACCGACCGCCTGCTCGCACTGGCGACCGAGTTGGGTGCGCTCGGCGCCGACGTGACCGAGCACGACGACGGTCTCGCCTTCCGGCCTGCTCGTCTGCACGGTGGCCGCTTCGCGACGTACGCCGATCACCGGATGGCGCACGCGGCCGTGGTGATCGGAGCCGGCGTCGAGGGCGTGCTCGTGGAGAACGTCGCCACCACCGCCAAGACGTTCCCCGACTTCGCGACCACCTGGTCGGCGCTCGTGGAGGACGTGTGACCGGACGCTATTCCGACCACGATCACGAGCACTACGAGCGTCCGCGTCGCCGCACCAGGCCCCGGACCAAGGAACGCCCGACGTACGACGACGCGGTCGAGGCCTCGGTCATCACCGTCGACCGGGGACGCTTCACCCTCGATGTGGACGGCACGACAGTGATGGCGATGAAATCCCGCCCCCTGGGCCGCAAAGGGGTCGTGGTCGGCGATCGGGTGCGGGTGGTCGGTGACGTCTCCGGGCAGGACGGCTCGTTGGCGCGCATCGTCGAGGTGCGCGAGCGGCACACCGTGTTACGTCGTACCGCCGACGACGACGACCCCGTCGAGCGCATCATCGTGGCCAACGCCGACCAACTCGTCGTCGTCACGGCGCTGGCCGATCCCGAGCCACGACCGCGCCTGATCGACCGCGCCCTCGTCGCGGCGTACGACTCCGGCATGGCTCCCCTGCTGTGTCTGACCAAGGCCGACCTGGCGGACCCCGAGACGCTGCTGAGCACCTACCGCTCCCTGGGAGTGCCCTGGGTGGTGACCCAGCGCGACGGCGACCTGGCCGAGTTGTGCACCCGCCTGGCCGGACGTACGTCCGTGCTGATCGGCCACAGTGGGGTGGGCAAGTCGACGCTGGTCAATGCGCTGGTGCCCGATGCCAATCGCGACGTCGGGCACGTCAACGAAGTGACCGGCCGCGGCCGCCACACCTCGACGTCGGCGCTGATGCTGGCACTGCCCGGAGC of the Nocardioides sp. genome contains:
- the rsgA gene encoding ribosome small subunit-dependent GTPase A, which produces MKSRPLGRKGVVVGDRVRVVGDVSGQDGSLARIVEVRERHTVLRRTADDDDPVERIIVANADQLVVVTALADPEPRPRLIDRALVAAYDSGMAPLLCLTKADLADPETLLSTYRSLGVPWVVTQRDGDLAELCTRLAGRTSVLIGHSGVGKSTLVNALVPDANRDVGHVNEVTGRGRHTSTSALMLALPGAGGLGSSTPPASARFGLAHVEPEHLIEAFPDLDEMTEDCPRGCTHGGDEPECGLDVAVQSGAADAERVKSFRRLLGGPL
- a CDS encoding sigma-70 family RNA polymerase sigma factor is translated as MPVTLSRTHGPTDAELISAVREGDLDAYGELFGRHVGAATRLARQLTSAADADDLVSDAFAKVLGVLQRGGGPDVAFRAYLLTAVRRLHIDKVRAGAKLHTTDNLEPFDPGVPFRDTVVEGFENAAAAKAFESLPERWQLVLWHTEVEGHKPADIAPLLGMSPNSVAALAYRAREGLRQAFLTMHAQEIEDDACQFTHDNLGAYVRGGCSKRDAAKIETHLEECRACTAIYLELCEINGNLRGILVITLLGTAGLGYLGGSTTASTAVSTLLARGRDLVVQHTGVAVATAAAATVAIAATSVALLGGADADLSSADRQITPDVSTWAPTEPSQPGAATTSLPAEATVAPTAGVPPTSGPTSGPTSGPTPGPTSAPSSGPTSGPSSPPVATSMPTTSPSPTRTMTLGSPTPTTSPSVTTSATSTVSPTASASLTVSASASPSFTPTSTATSSPTSTATSSPTISPSPSPTSSPSPSPTSTATPSPTSTPTSTPTPPLAAIVTGSAPDYTITLVVSGASADSELRVQSSGPVAISSTDPRCERLNTSSGACIVSGDTTLVLSASMRNDGGSVTVTFTLTTTVNGLPQTTTQTVELPPAPAPASPTATLGLFSIGAATLAGPSAVVWTHRPRR